CTCGGCTTCCACCACCGCGAGGTGCTGGGCCGGCTGGGCACCACCGTGTCGCTGGGTGTGCTGCTGAGCGGGCCGGCCGGCTCGGGCAAGTCGGCGCTGGTCCGGGCGGTCGCCGCCCGGGTACGCGCCCGGGTCTACCTGCGCCGCTCTGGGCACCGGAGCTGGCGGCGTTGACCAACGACGCCGCGGCGGCCCGGCTGCGCGCCGCCGCCGAGGCGGTACGCGCCGACGGGCCCGCCGTCCTGCTGGTCACCGACGTGGAGGCGCTCGCCCCGGCCGACGAGCCGGGCCCGCTGGCCACCGTGTTCCGGCAGGTGCTCGCCGAGACCGTACGGGCCGGGGCGGCGGTCGTCTGCACCACCGGCCGGCCGGAGTCCGTGGACCCCGCGTTGCGCGCTCCCGACCTGCTCTCGCTGCGGATCACCGTGCCGCTGCCGGACCAGCCGATGCGCCGCGAACAGTTGACCGTGCTGACCCGGCAGGTGCCGCTCGCCGAGGACGTCCGGCTGGACGAGGTCGCCGGGCGTACGCCGGGGTTCGTCGCGGCGGACCTGGCGGCGCTGGTCCGGGAGGCCGGGGTACGGGCGGCGCTGCGGCAGAGGTCGGCCGAGTCACCGACGGTGGCGATGGCCGACCTCGACGCCGCGCTGGAGGTGGTCCGCCCGACCACGATGGCCGGCTCGGCGAGCCTGGAACTGGCCTCGGTGACCCTGGACGACGTGGGCGGCCTGCACGAGGTGAAGGAGACGCTGACCGAGTCGGTGCTCTGGCCGCTGACCTATCCGGACACCTTCGCCCGGCTCGGCGTGCAGCCGCCCCGGGGCGTGCTGCTCTACGGGCCGCCCGGCTGCGGCAAGACCTACCTGGTCACCGCGCTCGCCGGGTCGGGGCGGGCGAACGTGCTGTCGGTGAAGGGCGCGGAGCTGCTCTCGAAGTGGGTGGGCGAGAGCGAGCGCGCGGTCCGGGAGCTGTTCCGCCGGGCCCGCGAGGCCGCGCCCACACTGGTCTTCCTGGACGAGATGGACGCCCTGGCCCCGGTGCGCGGTCAGGCCACCGACGGGGGTACGACCGACCGGGTGGTCGCCGCGCTGCTGACCGAGCTGGACGGGGTGGAGACGCTGCGCAACGTGGTGGTGGTCGGCGCGACCAACCGCCCCGACCTGGTCGACCCGGCGCTACTGCGTCCGGGCCGGTTGGAGCGGCTGGTCTACGTACCGCCGCCGGACGGGCCGGCCCGGGCGGAGATCCTGCGCGCCGCCGCCCGGAACGTGCCGCTCGCACCGGACGTGGACCTGGCCGGGCTGGGCGAGGAGTTGGACGGCTTCTCGGCCGCCGACTGCGCGGCCCTGGTCCGCGAGTCCGCCCTGGCCGCGATGCGCGAGTCCCTCACCGCCGCCACCGTCACCACCGCCCACGTCGCGGCGGCCCGCGCCCGGGTCCGCCCCTCCCTCGACCCCGGCCAGGTGGCCTGGCTGGCGGCGTACGCGCAGCAGCGGGCCGGCTGACAACCTCCCGCGACGGCTCGACCGTCTGATCAGGAGAGTGGGTCTCGTCGGAGAGGCCCACCGTCCGATCAGGCGGTGATGTGCATGCGTGTTTCTCGCTTCCCGATGCTGCTCAGACTGGTGGCGGCGGCAACCGTCCTCACCCTGCCCGGTACGGCTGTCCTCACCCCGGTCGAGCCGGCGGCGGCCGCGGGGGCCGTCCGCCCGTTCCCGTCCCGGATCCCGCTGCCCGACGGCTTCACCCCCGAGGGCCTCACCGTGGGGCGCGGCGGCACGGTCTACGTCACCTCGATCCTCGACGGCGCGGTCTGGCGCGGTGACCTGCGGACCGGACGCGGCGAGGTGCTGATCCCCGGGGTGCCCGGCACCGACAAGGCGGGCGTGAAGCTCGACCGGTCCGGTCGGCTCTGGACGGCCGACTTCTCCGGCGGCGCCGCCAGCGTGTACGACGCGCGGACCGGTGCCCTGCTGGCCCGCTACCGGTTCACCGACCGACCCGGCAGCCTGGTCAACGACCTGGTGATCACGGAGCGGGCGGTGTACTTCACCGACTCCGCCCGGCCGGTGCTGTACGTCGTACCGCTCGGGCCGGGCGGTCGGCTGCCCGCCGCGTCGGCGGTCCGGGAGTTGCCGCTGACCGGTCCGGCGGCGGTGCCGGACGCCTACCACAACGGGATCGTGGCGCTGCCCGACGGTGACCTGCTGGTGGCGCAGATGCTCCCCGGCCGGCTGGTCCGGGTGGACCCGGTGACCGGCGCCAGCCGCCTGGTGGACCTGGGTGGCTATTCCGTCGAGCGCGCCGACGGCCTGGTCCGCCGCGGCCACACCCTCTGGGTGGTGCGCAACCTGACCAACATGGTCGTCGAGATCCGGCTCGACCCCACCTTCACCCGGGGCACCGTCACCCACGAGACCACCGGCCCCGAACTCCGCGTCCCCACCACCGCCGACCTCTTCGGCAACGCCCTCTACGTGGTCAACGCCCGCTTCGACACCGACCAGACCCCCGAGACCGACTACGACATCATCCGCCTCCCCGCCTGACCCTCCCTGACCCCTCCCCTCACCTCCCCGACCCGGTGATCATGGGGTTGGCGGCAGTCATGGAGATCTACAACGCCGTCAACCTCATGATCACCGGGGCGCTCACCGCCGGGGACGCGAGGCCCGGGGGTTCACCGCCGGGGAGGCGAGGCCCGGGGAAGGGATCAGTCGGTGGGGAGGAGGGGGCCGAGGGGGCCCAGGTCGAGGTTGAGGTCTTCGGGGGAGAGGCCGAAGTAGTCGCGCAGGTGGGTCATCTGCTCCTCCAGCGCCATCAGGGTGGCGCCGACGCGTTCGATCTGGTCGTCGGTGAGGTCACCCAGGTCGACGCGGCGCAGGGCCTGGCGCTCCATGAGCTGGCGGAGCAGCTCGACGACGGTGAGCACCAGGCTGGCCAGGCCCCGCTCGACCGAGTCGGCGTCGACGGCCAGCCGACGGTCCAGCGGCCGGACCCGGGGCTTCTCCCACTGCGGCTCCCCCAGCACGGCGGCCAGTTCAGCCGCCTCGTCCCGGCCGGTCACGACGTCCCCTCCGCCGCCGCACCGGGCAACTCCGGCGACGCGAGCCCGCCGGGCAGCTCCGGCGACGCCAGCCCGCCGGGCAACTCCGGCGACGCCAGCCCGCCGGGCAACTCCGGCGACCCGAGCGGGGTGGGCGGGGCGGGCAGCTCCGGCGGGGCGAGCGCGCCGACGGAGGCGACCAGCGCGCGCAGCGAGATCCGGACCAGGTCGATGTCGGCGATGGCCAGGGTGATGTCGCCGCTGATCACCACGCCGGTGGCCAGCACCCGGTCCAGCAGGTCGACCAGGGCCACCTGGTGGTGGGCCAGCGGATCGTCGGCGCTGCTCGGCGCGAGCGAGGTCACCCCCATCCCGGCCCCCAAACCCCGGTCACACCGGCTCCCCGCGCGCCGGTTCGGCATGCGTCGGCTCCGCGTGCGTCGACTCTCCGCGCACCGGGTCCGCGGGCACCGGGTCCGCCGAGGGTTCCGCCACGAAGGAGTACGGCGGCCACGGGCCGGTCAGCTCCAGCCGCAGCTCCGGGTGCCGCTCGGCCAGCTCGCCGACCAGCGCCGCGAAACCGTCCAGCGCGGCCCGGTCGACCAGGTACGCGCCGTTGAGCACCATCGCGGTGGCCGCCCCGGAGAGCCGCCGGTCCTGCGGGGCGTGCCGGCGGGCGGCGACCGCGTACCCGGCGAGGGCGGTGTGCACGGCGCTGGACGCCTCCGCCGCGATCCGCTGCCCCTCCTCCCGGGCGGTGAGCTGGGCCCGCCGCCGCCGCAGGTACGCCGCACCGGCCCCGCCCCCGCCGACCGGTTCCTCGGTCCGGGGCGTCGCGCCGGGCACCACGTACCCCTTGACGCCCCACTCCTCGCGGCCGGTGAGCCGGGCGAGGGTGGCGGTCAGCTCGGCGCGCCGCTCGGTCAGCACCCGGGCGACCCGCTCGTCGTCGCGGTGCACGGTGGCCAGCCGGGCCGGCACCACCGCGCCCGCCCGGGACAGCGCGTCCACCACCGCGTGGTGGGCCCGGGCGGCCCGCTCCAGCCAGGCCAGGTCCTCCAGGTTGCGGCGCAGCGGCTCCTCGCCGTACTCGGTTAGCGGGGCGCTGCTGACGACGGCGACCAGGCCGGCGGCGCGGACCGCGCGGACCGGCGTGCCGTCCATCCCGGTGATCCCGCCGAGCGTCTGCGGGTCGACCTCGCGGGCCACCCCGTGCAGCCAGGCGCCGACCCCGAGGGCGGCGTCCGCCGAGGTGGACTCAGCGGTCGTACTCATTCCGTTCCTCCCTCAGGGCGCGGGCGGCGACCCGGGGACGCCGGGACGCCTCCACCTCCTCCGGGTCGCGAGGGCCGGGCTCGACGGGCGGCCGGGCCCGGGAACTGAGCCACGGGTCGTGCTCCCACCAGTCGATGCCGATCTGCCGCGCGGTGTCCACCGAGGCGATCACCAGCCGCAGCTTGAGCGTCAGCAGCTCGATGTCGAGCAGGCTGACCCGGATGTCGCCGGCGATCACGATGCCCCGGTCGAGGACCCGTTCGAGGATGTCGCCCAGGTTCGCCGGCTCGTGCCCGGCACCCATCACCTGGCCGCTGTTCTGCACCACCGGGGAAGGTCGTGGAGTCGTCATCTCAGCTCACGTCCCCCTTGCCGCGCTGGTAGCGGCGGGTCCGCCGGTAGCCGAGCAGGCTGCCCGCCATGTCCAGCTCGACCTCGTAGAGGCCGAGCAGGTCGGTCGACGCCGGGATCCGGTGGTCCTCGACCACCTCCACCCCGACCAGCCAGCCGTCGTCGGTGGGCTGGATCGAGGTGATCCCGAGCGGGTCCCTGCCGGTCAGCCCGACGAGCTGGCGCAGCCCCTCCCGGGCGGCCTCGGCGGCCGTGACCGGCTCGTAGTCCTCGTCGTCGGCGTACCGGTCGGGCTCCTCCCGGCCGCCCCGGTCCCGCCACCGCTCCCGGTCGCCGTCGCCGCGGATCCGTACTCCCGTCATCTCATCTCCCTCGCCGGCGGTCCTGGTCAGCCCGTCCGTCCGTGGACCGACGCCGGGCCGGGGGCGGCCGGCGACCCGGGCCGGCGGGCCGGGACGGCGTACGTCCGGTGCCGCCGGCCGGGGTGGTCAACCGGTCCAGCACCTGCTGCTGGCCCCGGTCCCGTTCCTCGGGCGTGATGTCGCCGGCCGCCGCCGCCCGGTCCAGCTCCTCCAGCTCGTGCCGGATGTTGACCGGGTTGTACTGCCGGGTCTCCGCCTCCCGGGCGATCACCTTGACCACCGAGGTCAGCCCCCGCACGGGTGCGTACGGCAGGGTCAGCAACGCCCACAGGATGTCCATGGGTCACTCCACCAGCTGGTGCGCGCTCACGAAGTCGTACGGGGCCAGCGGGCCGAGCAGTCGCATCCGGATCAGGTCCCGACGCTGCTCGGCGAAGTCCTCCACCGCCCGGACGAACTCCTCCTCGTCGTCCGCGCCGACCAGGAAGGCCACGTTCACCGCGTCCAGTTCACTGCTCGGTTGGCGGGGCGCGTTCGCCACCGCGTACGGGGTGAGCGCCTCGACCAGCTCGCGGTTCTCCGCCTCCCGGCGCAGCTCCACCGCTTGGCTGATCATCTCGCCGAGCCGGATCCGCTG
The Micromonospora sp. R77 DNA segment above includes these coding regions:
- a CDS encoding SMP-30/gluconolactonase/LRE family protein, which translates into the protein MRVSRFPMLLRLVAAATVLTLPGTAVLTPVEPAAAAGAVRPFPSRIPLPDGFTPEGLTVGRGGTVYVTSILDGAVWRGDLRTGRGEVLIPGVPGTDKAGVKLDRSGRLWTADFSGGAASVYDARTGALLARYRFTDRPGSLVNDLVITERAVYFTDSARPVLYVVPLGPGGRLPAASAVRELPLTGPAAVPDAYHNGIVALPDGDLLVAQMLPGRLVRVDPVTGASRLVDLGGYSVERADGLVRRGHTLWVVRNLTNMVVEIRLDPTFTRGTVTHETTGPELRVPTTADLFGNALYVVNARFDTDQTPETDYDIIRLPA
- a CDS encoding gas vesicle protein K, whose protein sequence is MTGRDEAAELAAVLGEPQWEKPRVRPLDRRLAVDADSVERGLASLVLTVVELLRQLMERQALRRVDLGDLTDDQIERVGATLMALEEQMTHLRDYFGLSPEDLNLDLGPLGPLLPTD
- a CDS encoding gas vesicle protein, producing MTSLAPSSADDPLAHHQVALVDLLDRVLATGVVISGDITLAIADIDLVRISLRALVASVGALAPPELPAPPTPLGSPELPGGLASPELPGGLASPELPGGLASPELPGAAAEGTS
- a CDS encoding GvpL/GvpF family gas vesicle protein; translated protein: MSTTAESTSADAALGVGAWLHGVAREVDPQTLGGITGMDGTPVRAVRAAGLVAVVSSAPLTEYGEEPLRRNLEDLAWLERAARAHHAVVDALSRAGAVVPARLATVHRDDERVARVLTERRAELTATLARLTGREEWGVKGYVVPGATPRTEEPVGGGGAGAAYLRRRRAQLTAREEGQRIAAEASSAVHTALAGYAVAARRHAPQDRRLSGAATAMVLNGAYLVDRAALDGFAALVGELAERHPELRLELTGPWPPYSFVAEPSADPVPADPVRGESTHAEPTHAEPARGEPV
- a CDS encoding gas vesicle protein — encoded protein: MTGVRIRGDGDRERWRDRGGREEPDRYADDEDYEPVTAAEAAREGLRQLVGLTGRDPLGITSIQPTDDGWLVGVEVVEDHRIPASTDLLGLYEVELDMAGSLLGYRRTRRYQRGKGDVS
- a CDS encoding gas vesicle protein GvpG, with product MDILWALLTLPYAPVRGLTSVVKVIAREAETRQYNPVNIRHELEELDRAAAAGDITPEERDRGQQQVLDRLTTPAGGTGRTPSRPAGPGRRPPPARRRSTDGRADQDRRRGR